In Scylla paramamosain isolate STU-SP2022 chromosome 31, ASM3559412v1, whole genome shotgun sequence, one DNA window encodes the following:
- the LOC135116478 gene encoding uncharacterized protein LOC135116478, which translates to MPVWARWTGLPWAMVLLAVSSGLRVQEAPGRDTVLYQAPPTSTLRDGRALPSTIIVSSPMLLKVRPKGTPSSPKASQEAESGTKYSYIPLSPSKTPEEPAAPSKDTPDPVETKGAGVGVTSKIKFHTIHCTSGKPCSTIIQAPVRTHNYISSSSTTTTNSSSSRRQPFTQEQIKRYLQQFSLRQGFRYGKEFEESGTPDASLQSRKERMLLRDPKWVLLDQDNKYEEQDPWYDEPWSPGSVYKYQTYRPAGFDPYKSPVTDWDSVYASFPSRQSTTERPKYSPPSGPLTPNAGHGGTSGRLPSRPRPLSTNGVWSRYSTSTVTQLDKNTGQWVKVSSSGPQKDKAWQFPSRSPPSQQTQVQLTVLGVNEDLDTPRGNGVKPETHMVVKPNGVPGQPPAVIETSSYPHPHHHHHQQDKKSPNSEPSGVQYGKPVYVHGSFVLVKE; encoded by the coding sequence ATGCCGGTGTGGGCGCGCTGGACGGGGCTGCCGTGGGCGATGGTGCTGCTGGCGGTGAGCAGCGGCCTGAGGGTGCAGGAGGCGCCGGGCAGGGACACAGTGTTGTACCAGGCGCCGCCCACCTCCACCCTCCGAGATGGCCGCGCCCTGCCCAGCACCATCATCGTCTCCAGCCCAATGCTTCTGAAGGTCAGACCTAAGGGCACCCCGTCTTCCCCTAAGGCGTCCCAGGAGGCTGAGAGCGGCACCAAGTATTCCtacatccctctctccccctctaaGACACCTGAGGAGCCTGCCGCTCCCTCCAAGGACACCCCCGACCCCGTAGAGACCAAAGGGGCTGGCGTGGGCGTGACTTCCAAGATCAAGTTCCACACGATTCACTGTACGAGCGGCAAGCCGTGCTCCACCATCATCCAGGCACCCGTCAGAACCCACAactacatcagcagcagcagcaccaccaccaccaacagcagcagcagcaggaggcagcCCTTCACACAGGAACAGATCAAGCGGTATCTGCAGCAGTTCAGTCTGCGTCAAGGCTTTCGCTACGGCAAGGAGTTCGAGGAGAGCGGCACACCAGACGCTTCCCTGCAGTCTCGCAAGGAACGCATGCTCCTCAGGGATCCCAAGTGGGTCCTCCTTGACCAGGACAACAAATACGAGGAGCAGGACCCGTGGTACGACGAGCCGTGGAGTCCGGGGTCTGTGTATAAGTACCAGACGTACAGACCCGCGGGATTCGACCCCTACAAGAGTCCCGTCACGGACTGGGACAGCGTGTACGCTTCCTTCCCCAGTAGACAGTCTACCACCGAGCGCCCCAAGTACTCTCCTCCCTCAGGGCCACTCACTCCTAACGCTGGCCACGGTGGTACTTCAGGCAGACTCCCGTCGCGGCCACGCCCTCTCTCCACGAACGGCGTGTGGAGCCGCTACAGCACCTCCACCGTCACGCAGCTGGACAAGAACACCGGCCAGTGGGTGAAGGTGTCCTCGAGCGGCCCTCAGAAAGACAAGGCCTGGCAGTTCCCGTCCCGCTCGCCGCCCTCACAGCAGACGCAGGTCCAGCTGACAGTGCTAGGTGTGAACGAGGACCTAGACACTCCCCGCGGCAATGGAGTCAAGCCCGAGACGCACATGGTGGTGAAACCCAACGGCGTGCCCGGCCAGCCGCCCGCAGTGATCGAGACGAGTAGctaccctcaccctcaccaccaccaccaccagcaggataAAAAGTCACCCAATTCAGAGCCCAGCGGCGTGCAA
- the LOC135116307 gene encoding uncharacterized protein LOC135116307, translating to MRNLVVLALTGLLAKEHTARGHTDKQRPASSSTIVALPPVVAGSVVTPHTRLTKSQRDLYLSQSQQQQQQQQQHQPAWSAGSQGAATPLARRATHTGNHREHWPPQALSTRSQFNMDKKEDGAPVTASVTTGGLLTNLHSSAFPNPASYSQYLSPASQQGRGVPPVSHSLASYQYHHPLSDPFRGDFLIKTFSATKSERQHVPASDAALRKRMGISEQRYASRVAVSNQETATSAYIHGGQDGSDPSQMEHGFGGNLVNVEPLQQSEVKTEPPVVATTSPFPAQKSSNLSERQDTADVSPSKNQPQMDSPLRSLFSSPMLLLLGVVFAASAAYMAIAMEEQGALQRLQQAQLTAAFGDQPFLEGRTKRSLLTHTHALSRIAAPKPWFSSR from the exons ATGAGGAATCTTGTT GTCTTGGCGCTGACAGGGCTGCTCGCTAAGGAGCATACAGCGAGGGGCCACACTGATAAGCAAAGGCCCGCATCCTCTAGCACGATCGTGGCACTCCCTCCTGTTGTGGCGGGAAGTGTCGTTACTCCACACACACGCCTAACAAAAAGTCAAAGGGACCTTTATCTGTCACaatcccagcagcagcagcagcagcagcagcagcatcagcctGCTTGGAGTGCCGGGAGCCAGGGCGCAGCCACCCCATTGGCTCGTCGCGCCACGCACACCGGGAACCACAGAGAACATTGGCCACCTCAGGCCTTAAGCACTCGATCCCAGttcaatatggataaaaaagaagacGGTGCTCCCGTGACTGCCTCAGTCACTACCGGGGGCTTGCTGACCAACCTTCACAGCTCCGCCTTCCCGAATCCTGCTTCCTACTCCCAGTATCTCTCCCCCGCCTCCCAGCAGGGCCGTGGAGTGCCTCCAGTGAGCCACTCTCTGGCCTCCTACCAGTACCACCATCCCCTCAGCGACCCCTTCAGGGGCGACTTCCTCATTAAGACCTTTTCAGCAACGAAGAGTGAGCGACAGCACGTGCCGGCATCTGACGCAGCGTTGAGGAAGCGTATGGGGATATCGGAGCAGCGTTACGCCTCCAGAGTAGCGGTCAGCAACCAGGAAACAGCCACCAGCGCTTACATCCACGGCGGGCAGGACGGCTCGGATCCTTCTCAGATGGAACACGGATTCGGCGGGAACTTAGTGAACGTCGAACCACTGCAGCAAAGCGAGGTCAAGACAGAACCCCCGGTGGTCGCAACAACTTCCCCTTTTCCTGCACAGAAGAGCAGCAATCTCTCTGAGCGACAAGACACCGCAGACGTCTCTCCCAGTAAGAATCAACCTCAGATGGACTCCCCGCTGCGGTCCCTCTTCTCGTCcccaatgctgctgctgctcgggGTGGTGTTCGCCGCCAGCGCCGCCTATATGGCCATCGCCATGGAGGAACAAGGCGCCCTGCAGCGTCTCCAGCAGGCGCAGCTGACAGCGGCCTTCGGTGATCAGCCCTTCCTAGAGGGACGGACGAAGAGGAGTCTGCTCACCCACACACATGCCCTCTCTCGTATTGCTGCCCCGAAGCCTTGGTTCTCCTcacggtga